From a region of the Neodiprion fabricii isolate iyNeoFabr1 chromosome 7, iyNeoFabr1.1, whole genome shotgun sequence genome:
- the LOC124186962 gene encoding nuclear hormone receptor HR96 isoform X1: MEDEANGREANKTCGVCGDRALGYNFNAVSCESCKAFFRRNALKNKDFRCPFTENCTITVVTRRFCQKCRLDKCFTIGMRKEYIMTEEAKVLKRQKIEQNRAKKRPQHETTKTPKLKRENVEENSFDQESSSLPFGPPETYIWESDRKYTDLDGNRQQVTDSMSPVTAASVPSPSSPPEGGNVTGSKTLDMLRDQGTVRYEQNPPRFEQGQGTFEKVIQGRGKYVGNTPPPSVESYESSAGFETSSQKFLKLDESVMSLQGNMEPEVSRYKSNLASLEVRCATPSGSSKYGEMSRFDGSRFGQLHSSNDFGQKSSTIDPDSGMHGSGAKITEIPETACRKPKETCPKESDLVSKVMQEPRLIARILSNPEFAAKIFQDQGFISKIITDTDTVSRLVSDPQISKFLEESDVGSTDEITAGSQSNVKPRTDFGENLANNGITDNMIRHMLDAEQKEVENPILTNLITNRNSAECKNANGEPSASGDWSKAEDVARDILQDVQRIPITVNSIESILCEAIKLEFSACSTLGGNRNSRELNDAERAKLNELIVANKALLAPLDDDITNLVGEDCRFKGNAGQSDPMLLDVINLTAIAIRRLIKMSKKINAFKNMCQEDQLALLKGGCTEMMILRSAINYDPDKDMWKIPHSQERMSKIKVDVLKEAKGNLYAEHSRFVRTFDPKWRDENIILILSAIALFTPDRPRVIHSDVIKLEQNSYYYLLRRYLESVYPGCEAKSTFLQLIQKISELHRLNDEVVGVYLNVNPSSVEPLLIEIFDLKH, from the exons ATGGAAGATGAAGCCAACGGGAGAGAGGCTAACAAAACTTGCGGCGTTTGCGGGGACAGAGCACTCGGCTATAATTTCAACGCCGTTTCCTGCGAAAGCTGCAAAGCCTTCTTTCGCAGAAACGCTCTTAAGAACAAG gACTTCCGGTGCCCTTTCACggaaaattgtacaataacGGTGGTGACGCGTCGTTTCTGCCAGAAGTGCCGTTTGGACAAGTGCTTCACGATCGGTATGCGAAAGGAGTACATAATGACGGAGGAAGCGAAGGTGTTGAAACGGCAGAAGATAGAGCAAAACCGGGCGAAGAAGCGGCCTCAGCACGAGACGACAAAGACGCCGAAGCTGAAGAGGGAGAACGTTGAAGAGAACAGTTTCGATCAAGAGTCCTCCTCGTTGCCCTTCGGGCCACCGGAAACTTACATCTGGGAGTCGGACCGGAAGTACACGGACCTTGACGGAAACAGACAGCAAGTGACGGACAGTATGAGCCCGGTGACAGCGGCAAGTGTTCCGAGTCCTTCGAGTCCACCGGAAGGAGGAAACGTCACGGGTTCGAAGACCTTGGACATGCTGAGGGACCAGGGCACCGTAAGGTACGAGCAGAACCCACCGAGGTTCGAACAAGGTCAGGGTACCTTTGAAAAGGTGATCCAAGGGCGTGGAAAGTACGTTGGAAACACGCCACCACCGTCGGTTGAGTCTTACGAAAGCTCGGCCGGCTTCGAGACGTCTTCTCAGAAGTTCCTTAAGCTCGACGAGTCGGTGATGAGCTTGCAGGGAAATATGGAGCCAGAGGTTTCGAGGTACAAGTCGAACCTCGCAAGCTTGGAAGTCCGCTGCGCGACACCTTCGGGTTCCTCCAAGTACGGCGAGATGAGTAGATTTGACGGAAGTCGGTTTGGACAACTCCATAGTTCGAATGACTTCGGTCAAAAATCGTCGACGATCGATCCGGACTCCGGTATGCACGGTTCGGGGGCCAAGATTACGGAAATTCCGGAAACTGCCTGCCGGAAACCGAAGGAAACTTGTCCCAAGGAGTCCGATTTGGTTTCCAAGGTGATGCAGGAGCCCCGGTTGATCGCGAGGATACTCAGCAATCCCGAATTCGCGGCTAAGATATTTCAGGATCAGGGATTCATATCCAAGATCATCACCGACACCGACACCGTGTCAAGGCTCGTTTCGGATCCTCAGATATCCAAGTTCCTCGAGGAGAGCGACGTCGGTTCCACGGACGAGATAACGGCCGGGTCGCAGAGCAACGTTAAGCCGCGTACGGACTTCGGTGAGAACTTGGCGAACAACGGCATAACCGACAACATGATAAGGCACATGCTTGACGCGGAACAGAAAGAGGTAGAGAATCCCATTCTGACAAATCTGATCACCAACCGGAATTCGGCCGAGTGTAAAAACGCCAATGGCGAACCGAGTGCCAGCGGGGATTGGTCCAAAGCTGAGGACGTCGCTAGGGATATTCTGCAGGATGTTCAACG GATCCCAATCACGGTCAATTCCATAGAATCGATACTCTGCGAGGCTATAAAGTTGGAATTCTCGGCATGTTCGACACTCGGTGGAAATCGTAACAGCAGAGAATTGAACGACGCCGAGCGGgcgaaattgaacgaattaaTTGTCGCTAATAAAGCTCTTTTGGCACCGTTGGACGATGACATCACTAATTTGGTTGGCGAGGACTGCAGATTCAAG GGAAACGCCGGACAGTCCGACCCGATGCTACTGGACGTGATAAACCTGACGGCAATAGCGATCCGAAGGTTGATCAAAATGTCGAAGAAGATAAACGCGTTCAAAAACATGTGCCAGGAGGATCAGCTCGCTCTTCTGAAGGGCGGTTGTACCGAGATGATGATCCTACGTTCGGCGATAAATTACGACCCGGACAAAGACATGTGGAAGATACCCCACAGCCAGGAAAGGATGTCGAAGATAAAAGTGGACGTCCTGAAGGAGGCCAAGGGGAATTTGTACGCGGAACACTCGAGGTTCGTCAGGACTTTCGACCCGAAATGGAGGGACGAAAACATCATTCTCATACTGAGTGCCATAGCTCTGTTCACACCCGACAGACCGCGCGTCATTCATAGCGACGTGATAAAACTGGAACAG AACTCTTACTACTACCTGCTGAGGCGATACTTGGAGAGTGTTTATCCCGGCTGCGAGGCGAAATCCACCTTCTTACAGctgatacaaaaaatttcggaaCTCCACAGACTAAACGACGAGGTCGTCGGTGTTTACTTGAACGTAAATCCGTCGAGCGTCGAACCGCTACTGATCGAAATATTCGACTTGAAGCACTGA
- the LOC124186964 gene encoding N-acetyl-D-glucosamine kinase produces MMGKKDLQKPVALSEEKKSQIDENELRRTKRDERKEQAAAGSEKIKTDDELDDDRIDKTAEIQAAEKRSPDEIRIGGVEGGATHSTLIIMNGYGEKLIEMKGPGTNHWQLGMKETAARINGMITTAKKELNIPTSSPLDSVGLTLSGCEQDESNRHLKETLFNEFPTASRRYFIGSDTLGSIKTGIENGGVVLIAGTGSNALLINPDGQKHGCGGWGHMIGDEGSAYWISHRAAKYVFDDMDNLVKSPRPISYVWPAMRNFFHVADRTDLLPHLYANFDKSKFAMLAKELAKGCEHEDPLCLLLFEDTGKILARYVQVVATKAHNDLLLSPGGLRIVCVGSVWHSWTYMKKGFVDQIHGTPGVDELTLLRLKTSAAVGACYLAADSLQCGSLKKTYDDNINIFYHYKRANMPKSAKDD; encoded by the exons ATGATGGGTAAAAAGGATCTTCAAAAGCCGGTGGCACTgagcgaggaaaaaaaatctcagatCGATGAGAACGAATTGCGGAGAACGAAACGAGACGAGAGAAAAGAACAAGCGGCCGCAGGTTCCGAAAAAATCAAGACTGACGATGAATTGGACGATGATCGGATTGATAAGACCGCCGAAATTCAGGCAGCTGAAAAACGTTCTCCGGATGAAATAAGAATCGGAGGTGTGGAAGG CGGTGCCACTCACTCGACACTCATAATTATGAACGGATACGGTGAGAAGTTGATCGAGATGAAAGGACCGGGTACGAATCATTGG CAACTCGGTATGAAAGAAACAGCGGCTAGGATCAATGGAATGATAACAACGGCGAAAAAGGAATTAAACATTCCCACGTCATCGCCGTTGGACTCTGTG GGTCTGACCTTGAGTGGCTGCGAGCAAGACGAAAGCAACCGTCACTTAAAGGAGACGCTTTTCAACGAGTTTCCAACGGCGTCCAGACGATATTTCATTGGATCTGATACCCTGGGGAGTATAAAAACCGGCATCGAAAACGGCGGTGTTGTTCTCATTGCGGGAACCGGAAGCAATGCTCTGCTCATCAATCCAGACGGACAGAAACACGGATGCGGAGGCTGGGGTCACATGATTGGAGACGAAGGCAGCG CCTATTGGATATCCCACCGAGCGGCGAAGTACGTCTTCGACGATATGGACAACCTTGTAAAGTCACCGCGACCGATCAGCTACGTTTGGCCCGCGATGCGAAACTTCTTCCACGTGGCAGACAGGACCGACCTCCTACCCCATCTCTACGCAAACTTTGACAAAAGCAAGTTCGCGATGCTCGCCAAAGAACTGGCGAAAGGTTGCGAGCACGAGGATCCCCTCTGCCTTCTACTCTTCGAAGATACGGGGAAGATCTTGGCGCGTTACGTTCAAGTCGTTGCCACCAAGGCGCATAAC GACCTGCTTCTCTCTCCCGGTGGACTCAGAATCGTCTGCGTTGGTTCCGTCTGGCATTCCTGGACGTACATGAAGAAGGGATTCGTCGACCAGATCCATGGGACACCCGGAGTCGACGAGCTGACTCTTCTTCGACTGAAGACTTCCGCTGCCGTTGGAGCCTGCTACTTGGCGGCCGACTCTCTGCAGTGTGGCTCGTTGAAGAAGACTTACGACGATAACATCAACATATTCTACCACTACAAACGGGCCAACATGCCCAAATCTGCCAAAGACGACTAG
- the LOC124186962 gene encoding nuclear hormone receptor HR96 isoform X2, protein MEDEANGREANKTCGVCGDRALGYNFNAVSCESCKAFFRRNALKNKDFRCPFTENCTITVVTRRFCQKCRLDKCFTIGMRKEYIMTEEAKVLKRQKIEQNRAKKRPQHETTKTPKLKRENVEENSFDQESSSLPFGPPETYIWESDRKYTDLDGNRQQVTDSMSPVTAASVPSPSSPPEGGNVTGSKTLDMLRDQGTVRYEQNPPRFEQGQGTFEKVIQGRGKYVGNTPPPSVESYESSAGFETSSQKFLKLDESVMSLQGNMEPEVSRYKSNLASLEVRCATPSGSSKYGEMSRFDGSRFGQLHSSNDFGQKSSTIDPDSGMHGSGAKITEIPETACRKPKETCPKESDLVSKVMQEPRLIARILSNPEFAAKIFQDQGFISKIITDTDTVSRLVSDPQISKFLEESDVGSTDEITAGSQSNVKPRTDFGENLANNGITDNMIRHMLDAEQKEVENPILTNLITNRNSAECKNANGEPSASGDWSKAEDVARDILQDVQRIPITVNSIESILCEAIKLEFSACSTLGGNRNSRELNDAERAKLNELIVANKALLAPLDDDITNLVGEDCRFKGNAGQSDPMLLDVINLTAIAIRRLIKMSKKINAFKNMCQEDQLALLKGGCTEMMILRSAINYDPDKDMWKIPHSQERMSKIKVDVLKEAKGNLYAEHSRTLTTTC, encoded by the exons ATGGAAGATGAAGCCAACGGGAGAGAGGCTAACAAAACTTGCGGCGTTTGCGGGGACAGAGCACTCGGCTATAATTTCAACGCCGTTTCCTGCGAAAGCTGCAAAGCCTTCTTTCGCAGAAACGCTCTTAAGAACAAG gACTTCCGGTGCCCTTTCACggaaaattgtacaataacGGTGGTGACGCGTCGTTTCTGCCAGAAGTGCCGTTTGGACAAGTGCTTCACGATCGGTATGCGAAAGGAGTACATAATGACGGAGGAAGCGAAGGTGTTGAAACGGCAGAAGATAGAGCAAAACCGGGCGAAGAAGCGGCCTCAGCACGAGACGACAAAGACGCCGAAGCTGAAGAGGGAGAACGTTGAAGAGAACAGTTTCGATCAAGAGTCCTCCTCGTTGCCCTTCGGGCCACCGGAAACTTACATCTGGGAGTCGGACCGGAAGTACACGGACCTTGACGGAAACAGACAGCAAGTGACGGACAGTATGAGCCCGGTGACAGCGGCAAGTGTTCCGAGTCCTTCGAGTCCACCGGAAGGAGGAAACGTCACGGGTTCGAAGACCTTGGACATGCTGAGGGACCAGGGCACCGTAAGGTACGAGCAGAACCCACCGAGGTTCGAACAAGGTCAGGGTACCTTTGAAAAGGTGATCCAAGGGCGTGGAAAGTACGTTGGAAACACGCCACCACCGTCGGTTGAGTCTTACGAAAGCTCGGCCGGCTTCGAGACGTCTTCTCAGAAGTTCCTTAAGCTCGACGAGTCGGTGATGAGCTTGCAGGGAAATATGGAGCCAGAGGTTTCGAGGTACAAGTCGAACCTCGCAAGCTTGGAAGTCCGCTGCGCGACACCTTCGGGTTCCTCCAAGTACGGCGAGATGAGTAGATTTGACGGAAGTCGGTTTGGACAACTCCATAGTTCGAATGACTTCGGTCAAAAATCGTCGACGATCGATCCGGACTCCGGTATGCACGGTTCGGGGGCCAAGATTACGGAAATTCCGGAAACTGCCTGCCGGAAACCGAAGGAAACTTGTCCCAAGGAGTCCGATTTGGTTTCCAAGGTGATGCAGGAGCCCCGGTTGATCGCGAGGATACTCAGCAATCCCGAATTCGCGGCTAAGATATTTCAGGATCAGGGATTCATATCCAAGATCATCACCGACACCGACACCGTGTCAAGGCTCGTTTCGGATCCTCAGATATCCAAGTTCCTCGAGGAGAGCGACGTCGGTTCCACGGACGAGATAACGGCCGGGTCGCAGAGCAACGTTAAGCCGCGTACGGACTTCGGTGAGAACTTGGCGAACAACGGCATAACCGACAACATGATAAGGCACATGCTTGACGCGGAACAGAAAGAGGTAGAGAATCCCATTCTGACAAATCTGATCACCAACCGGAATTCGGCCGAGTGTAAAAACGCCAATGGCGAACCGAGTGCCAGCGGGGATTGGTCCAAAGCTGAGGACGTCGCTAGGGATATTCTGCAGGATGTTCAACG GATCCCAATCACGGTCAATTCCATAGAATCGATACTCTGCGAGGCTATAAAGTTGGAATTCTCGGCATGTTCGACACTCGGTGGAAATCGTAACAGCAGAGAATTGAACGACGCCGAGCGGgcgaaattgaacgaattaaTTGTCGCTAATAAAGCTCTTTTGGCACCGTTGGACGATGACATCACTAATTTGGTTGGCGAGGACTGCAGATTCAAG GGAAACGCCGGACAGTCCGACCCGATGCTACTGGACGTGATAAACCTGACGGCAATAGCGATCCGAAGGTTGATCAAAATGTCGAAGAAGATAAACGCGTTCAAAAACATGTGCCAGGAGGATCAGCTCGCTCTTCTGAAGGGCGGTTGTACCGAGATGATGATCCTACGTTCGGCGATAAATTACGACCCGGACAAAGACATGTGGAAGATACCCCACAGCCAGGAAAGGATGTCGAAGATAAAAGTGGACGTCCTGAAGGAGGCCAAGGGGAATTTGTACGCGGAACACTCGAG AACTCTTACTACTACCTGCTGA